TCAACCTGACCGCCCCAGATGGCGTTGGGCGGCTCCGGCACTGGCCCGGCAGACCGCGCATCATGCCCCATGCGCCGCAGCGCGTCCAGCACATAGCGCCCGGAGGCCACAGGCCAGTGAATGGCAAGTATCAGCAGTTTCATGCCCAGAACCTCACTTTGATTGCCGGCACGTCAGGCTCCACAACCTTCGTGTCTACCCAACGCGCTTTGAATGTCCGTGCGTTCATGGCAAATGATGGATTGCCGCCCGTGCTGCCCACTTCGTGCACCAGCCGGACGCGCGGCTCGTGCCAGACCTCGTAGCCTTCCAGTTGGGCGCGCACACAGAAATCGGCATCCTCAAAGTACCCGCGCCCGTAGGCCGTATCGAACCCGCCCAGCATGTTCCACAGCCCGCGCCGGACGGCCAGCGCCGCACCCGTAACCCAAGACACCTTGCGCGCCTTGCTGATCGGCTCCCAATCGGGATTGCCATAGCCCAGCGCCTCGTGGAACGGCTGCCCAGCGCCGTCAAATAGCCCGCCCACTGACTGGACTTTGCCGTCAGGAAACAACAGCGTAGGCCCGACAACGCCTACCTTGCCATGACTGTCAAAGAGCGCCAGAAGGGTCGCATCCCAGCCCGCCGCAGTCGGGTAGCAGTCCTGGTTAAGGAAGAATAGCACCTCGCCCTTTGCCCGCTTCGCCGCCTGGTTGCAGTTGCCCGCAAAGCCGAGATTGTAGTTTGTCCGCTCGCAGCACGGCCCCAGCGACAGCGGCCCGTTGTACTCGGTGCTGCTATCATCCTGCACCAACACCTCAGTTAGCTCCGGGTCGGTCGTCTCGCGCACCAACCGCAGGCAGCGCGTGACCTTCTCCAGATGGTTATAGGCCGGGATGATGACGCTAAGCCTCGGCGTGCTCACGCTTCCCCTCCAGCAACTCGACCTGCTGCCCGACGGCCTTGCCAATGCCTGCTGCCACGCCCGCCGGGTCGTTCGCCATCACATAGACCGGCGCATGTAGATGGATGGATTGCCCGGCCACGCCCGCCGGAATGCTCGGCTGCGCTGTCGGCGTAGGCGCGGGTTTCTGGCGCTTGCGCTCCAGGTCAGCGGCCCGCCGGGTCACGACCGCACCCAGTATATCCGCTACGGCACTTGCCGCCTTTTCCCAGGTGCGCCCCTTCGCCCACTCCAGCGCCCTCGCGCCTTTTGCCAACCGCTCGGCAGGCTGATCATACAGCGCCCGTAGCCCTTCAACCAAGTGCGCCATGTCGGGGCTGTAGTCACGCGCGCCGCCCCAGGTGCCTAGCTCGTCTGGCCTGGCGCGCACCAGTAGCCCGCGCTCCTGGTCGCCGATGATCTCGCGCCCACTACAGTAGTCGAGCGCAACCGTTGGGATGCCCGTTGCCATCGCCTCGATGTGTGGCAGGCCAAACCCCTCACGATGAGCGATGACCATGTGCACGTCCAACAGGTTGTAGCGTTCGTTCAAACTCTGCACGCCCGCCCGTAGTGCATCCTCGCGGTAGCGCACACGTG
This region of bacterium genomic DNA includes:
- a CDS encoding glycosyltransferase family 2 protein — translated: MSTPRLSVIIPAYNHLEKVTRCLRLVRETTDPELTEVLVQDDSSTEYNGPLSLGPCCERTNYNLGFAGNCNQAAKRAKGEVLFFLNQDCYPTAAGWDATLLALFDSHGKVGVVGPTLLFPDGKVQSVGGLFDGAGQPFHEALGYGNPDWEPISKARKVSWVTGAALAVRRGLWNMLGGFDTAYGRGYFEDADFCVRAQLEGYEVWHEPRVRLVHEVGSTGGNPSFAMNARTFKARWVDTKVVEPDVPAIKVRFWA